The Branchiostoma floridae strain S238N-H82 chromosome 17, Bfl_VNyyK, whole genome shotgun sequence genome has a window encoding:
- the LOC118404195 gene encoding uncharacterized protein LOC118404195 has protein sequence MSRKDEFGRELQVDAKKSTRKLYQLEEVLQLTPGRFESAISEAPVLSKFSEQVGKYMGALLNSYGGIVRWGVTRTGLAKVKVIGTHCDRKMEDEYKVVVDCVAKSFSPRIDPSLYRLDFVQILRKSTNQPFREIRVIELRVQAGQELLYMDQEQRVRVVNGSTLYGPLIPQEIKRLVLKKYRKV, from the exons ATGTCCAGAAAGGATGAATTTGGGAGAGAACTTCAAGTTGATGCCAAGAAG AGCACCAGAAAGCTGTACCAGCTGGAGGAAGTGTTACAGCTAACACCAGGCCGGTTCGAGAGCGCCATTTCTGAAGCTCCAGTGCTTTCCAAGTTCAGTGAA CAAGTTGGGAAGTACATGGGTGCCCTGCTGAACAGCTATGGAGGCATCGTGAGATGGGGAGTCACTCGTACAG GTTTGGCCAAAGTCAAGGTCATCGGAACACACTGTGACCGGAAGATGGAGGACGAGTACAAGGTCGTGGTAGACTGTGTCGCTAAGAGCTTCAGTCCTCGCATCGACCCTTCTCTGTACAG gCTGGACTTTGTGCAAATCCTCCGCAAGTCGACAAACCAGCCGTTCCGAGAGATCCGCGTGATCGAGTTACGGGTTCAGGCAGGGCAGGAGCTGCTTTACATGGATCAGGAACAGCGG GTGAGAGTTGTAAACGGCAGCACCTTGTACGGACCCCTCATTCCTCAGGAGATCAAACGCCTGGTGCTGAAGAAGTATAGAAAGGTATAA
- the LOC118404323 gene encoding uncharacterized protein LOC118404323: MTTAAFLRINTDDQSLLNELLDSQSLLDVITPLVGRPLPAAVTPLQDRPPSGVSVDTQTSPAFCHGNGGNKSNVQATPIQSHINKSKVACLGTPMPSHITTSMVHSATPMQNHTSKNNACSITPMHTHVSNSKMSSPIETPKQNLQTALETSVCTPFVGKESSSESDITGT, translated from the exons atgaccactgccGCCTTCTtaaggatcaatactgatgaccaatcacttctgAAC GAACTTCTGGATTCCCAGAGTCTGCTGGATGTGATCACCCCCCTGGTCGGCCGCCCCCTCCCCGCTGCTGTCACCCCCCTGCAGGACAGACCCCCCTCTGGAGTCAGCGTGGACACACAGACATCACCTGcattttgccatggcaacgggggAAACAAGAGCAATGTGCAG GCAACCCCCATACAGAGCCACATCAATAAAAGCAAGGTGGCATGTCTTGGAACCCCCATGCCTAgccacatcactaccagcatgGTGCATTCTGCAACCCCCATGCAGAACCACACCAGTAAGAACAACGCCTGCTCCATAACCCCCATGCACACCCACGTCAGCAACAGTAAGATGTCTTCCCCCATCGAGACTCCAAAGCAGAATCTTCAGACAGCCTTGGAGACGTCGGTCTGTACACCTTTCGTAGGGAAGGAGTCTTCTAGCGAATCAGACATTACAGGTACATAG
- the LOC118404181 gene encoding ABC transporter F family member 4-like, producing the protein MSYQHHKKCSAVYDIFILYKVVLAICTNFPILHCDGKKCFLIQFQFQSTYHKGQAPPSKLLVKLEDYLAPPNTEWVQLEKARDALSFIETYQRIRKELSKSNDDDEEEESEEDMYAYKSDSPGTSPSKKGADMEEEEEAGEDMKEDGDGVGDDGDGIGEDGDDEGDEVEAGGAVGRGVLEDEDEGAPSPKKPRYVSKKGKKSALESGDDGDDNDDETEERPMERGNKKTKGKKGGREEPKQEFEKTVEKMRRLHPEVNTANDSQMLNKNAGGWRKAVAAQLKLKKGVREVSSNMATHVTVATMSPRCYQEALDIMSKWTSGQCQGQGRSLKPSQTIFKPLNGLSEEEEVFSLLSALRSGAMDKDTFEAQAKAKKKTTTKSQAGRKETARDVRELNKEKEKTKQEVNELNKEKEKTKQEVNELNKEKEKTKQEVNELKKKKETTESDVNGLKNELKKMKKEMQGEVTGTCKLQKDQTALAGSSEPPVLLDTWVGVWYNGEGPTAPGVWYPGKVENVLSGGRLKVKFIHPAPSSMADCEYNYVTPDTKDEKIVRPVFVIAYNLQVEEVSKGKWKVNVKDKKETDKTCKKFKPPSRK; encoded by the exons ATGTCATATCAACACCATAAGAAGTGTAGTGCAGTATATGACATCTTTATACTTTATAAAGTAGTACTAGCCATCTGTACAAATTTTCCTATATTGCACTGTGAtggtaaaaaatgttttttgatACAATTTCAGTTCCAAAGTACCTATCACAAGGGACAGGCTCCACCCTCCAAGTTGTTGGTCAAACTGGAAGACTACCTAGCCCCACCAAATACAGAGTGGGTTCAGCTTGAGAAAGCTAGGGATGCCTTGAGCTTCATTGAAACATACCAGCGCATCAGGAAGGAGCTCAGCAAgtccaatgatgatgatgaagaagaagagtcAGAAGAGGACATGTATGCCTATAAATCTGACTCCCCAGGTACCTCTCCCTCCAAGAAGGGAGCAGACatggaggaagaagaggaagctGGAGAAGACATGAAGGAAGATGGAGATGGCGTTGGGGACGATGGAGATGGCATTGGGGAAGATGGAGATGACGAGGGGGATGAGGTGGAAGCTGGAGGGGCAGTGGGACGAGGTGTTctagaagatgaagatgaaggtGCGCCCAGTCCCAAAAAGCCAAGGTACGTGTCTAAAAAAGGGAAGAAGTCAGCTCTGGAGAGTGGAGATGATggtgatgacaatgatgatgaaacAGAAGAAAGGCCCATGGAAAGAGGGAACAAGAAGAccaaaggaaagaaaggaggGAGAGAAGAGCCGAAACAAGAATTTGagaaaactgttgaaaaaatGAGACGCCTTCATCCAGAAGTCAACACCGCCAATGACAGTCAGATGCTAAATAAGAATGCTGGGGGTTGGAGGAAGGCAGTTGCTGCACAACTGAAGCTGAAAAAA GGAGTACGTGAAGTATCGTCCAACATGGCGACACACGTCACGGTAGCTACCATGAGCCCACGGTGCTACCAGGAGGCCCTTGACATTATGTCGAAGTGGACTTCTGGTCAGTGCCAAGGGCAGGGCAGGAGTCTCAAACCTAGTCAGACCATCTTCAAACCACTCAATGGCTTGTCGGAAGAAGAGGAGGTATTCAGCCTGCTGAGTGCCTTACGGAGCGGAGCTATGGACAAGGATACGTTTGAAGCGCAGGCAAAGGCTAAGAAG AAAACTACAACTAAAAGCCAGGCTGGCAGAAAGGAGACAGCAAGGGATGTGAGAGAGCTGAacaaggagaaggagaagactAAGCAAGAAGTGAACGAACTGAacaaggagaaggagaagactAAACAAGAAGTGAACGAACTGAacaaggagaaggagaagactAAACAAGAAGTGAACGaactgaaaaagaaaaaggagACAACAGAAAGTGACGTGAATGGACTGAAAAATGAActcaagaaaatgaaaaaagaaatgcaGGGAGAggtgacaggtacatgtaagttgcaGAAAGATCAGACGGCCCTGGCAGGGAGCAGTGAGCCCCCAGTACTCCTGGATACCTGGGTTGGCGTGTGGTATAATGGTGAGGGGCCCACTGCTCCCGGGGTGTGGTATCCTGGCAAAGTGGAGAATGTATTGTCTGGGGGGAGATTGAAGGTGAAATTCATCCACCCAGCCCCCTCATCCATGGCAGATTGTGAATATAACTATGTAACTCCTGATACAAAGGACGAGAAGATAGTCCGGCCAGTATTTGTCATTGCATACAACTTGCAGGTAGAAGAAGTGAGTAAGGGCAAGTGGAAAGTTAACGTTAAAGACAAAAAGGAGACtgacaaaacatgcaaaaagtTCAAGCCCCCTTCTCGCAAGTGA